From a region of the Leptidea sinapis chromosome 6, ilLepSina1.1, whole genome shotgun sequence genome:
- the LOC126964865 gene encoding DDB1- and CUL4-associated factor 10 — MYLYSKCVRDNTFMSRYSAFNPYRLFQREYGFSHPVGAGDAISRSLYRGMRPIGSWECDESNSPPTGGIFNLEFSPEGSLLVSACEKKSIHIFDPLTHQRVQSVTGAHADCVNCVKFLDARMFATCSDDTTIAIWDIRHLKKKIRSLHGHSNWVKNIEFSVKDKLLVTSGLDGSIYTWDINSYTESNLIYQRVFHASGLMRCRLSPGAKQMVMCTTGGLLIIIHDLNLSTLNRDLHGFKPNLYRLMQMSQQLIPIAAMYDHLFEPNRKENRLEFVSDFPYGNDAKVISALQIHPQGWCALSRNISHDDRSEWSCIHDIQPFPETEDKSTRDTSPPPPKHRRLAPRRPAASRPQRRLRMRIQPRPMATVPPVNVGERRPAEGAEPEAGPSSSARTDSALPATRLPGLAIIQNDVWEASITIKQHRMLQEMYNRGHVGRNFNMQRIMGINTGITPPASLRPRSSRVHSALRASSDEDIHRAEVSDVETPSRRNTLPSTPSPMLRDRDGTSYYDEDTDMYHYIRRNKQRLMYYTEEANEGNGFIKELCFSADGRVVCSPYGGGVRLLAVNDSCSEMSHSVRGQPGPAELVVLGECVGLHQDLVVSTKFSPRHHLLVTGCLDGKIVWYEPFAGEGQI, encoded by the exons atgtatttgtattCTAAATGCGTTCGAGACAATACATTTATGTCCAGATATTCAGCTTTCAATCCTTATCGCCTTTTTCAAAGAGAATATGGATTTAGCCATCCTGTGGGTGCTGGTGATGCAATTTCTCGTAGTCTTTACCGTGGCATGAGACCAATAGGATCATGGGAATGTGATGAGTCAAATTCTCCGCCAACTGGTGGTATTTTCAACCTTGAATTTTCGCCAGAAGG CTCATTGTTAGTATCTGCTTGTGAGAAGAAATCCATACATATATTTGATCCTCTTACTCATCAAAGAGTGCAATCAGTGACTGGAGCACATGCGGACTGTGTCAACTGTGTTAA ATTTCTGGACGCTAGAATGTTTGCTACTTGTTCAGATGACACTACAATTGCAATTTGGGATATCCGacatttgaagaaaaaaatcCGCTCATTGCATGGACATTCAAATTGGGTCAAAAACATAGAGTTTTCTGTGaaagataaattattagtaaccTCAGGCTTAGATGGTAGTATTTACACATGGGATATCAATTCATATACCGAGTCTAATTTGATTTACCAAAGAGTGTTTCATGCGTCTGGTTTGATGAGGTGCAGGCTGTCTCCAGGTGCAAAACAGATGGTGATGTGCACTACCGGTGGActcttaattattatacatgACTTAAACCTCTCGACATTGAACCGTGACTTGCATGGGTTTAAG cCCAATTTATATAGACTGATGCAAATGAGCCAGCAACTTATACCAATAGCTGCGATGTATGACCACCTGTTTGAACCCAATCGAAAGGAAAACCGACTAGAGTTTGTGTCTGACTTCCCTTATGGTAATGACGCAAAGGTGATCAGCGCTCTTCAG ATTCACCCTCAAGGTTGGTGTGCGTTGAGCAGAAATATTAGCCATGATGACCGGTCAGAA TGGTCCTGTATACACGACATCCAGCCTTTCCCAGAAACCGAAGACAAGAGCACCCGCGATACGTCGCCCCCACCACCGAAACACCGCCGCCTCGCGCCCCGCCGCCCCGCGGCCTCGCGACCCCAGCGACGCTTGCGCATGCGCATCCAGCCCCGCCCCATGGCTACCGTGCCGCCTGTTAA TGTCGGGGAACGACGCCCAGCTGAGGGGGCGGAGCCAGAGGCGGGGCCTAGCTCCAGCGCACGTACCGATAGTGCACTTCCTGCTACCAGGTTGCCG GGGCTGGCGATAATTCAGAATGACGTGTGGGAGGCGTCGATTACCATCAAACAGCACAGAATGCTTCAAGAGATGTACAACAG AGGCCACGTGGGACGAAACTTCAACATGCAGCGTATAATGGGCATCAACACGGGCATCACTCCGCCCGCGTCGCTGAGGCCTCGCTCCTCGAGGGTCCACTCTGCCCTGCGGGCGAGCTCCGACGAAGACATCCACCGAGCCGAAGTCTCCGATGTCGAAACACCATCTAGGCG CAACACTTTGCCGTCGACACCGAGTCCGATGCTGAGAGACCGGGACGGCACCAGCTATTACGACGAAGATACTGACATGTACCACTATATACGACGGAACAAACAAAGGCTCATGTATTATACTGAGGAAGCAAATGAAGGCAACGGGTTTATCAAG GAGCTGTGCTTCTCAGCGGACGGGCGGGTCGTGTGCTCTCCGTACGGCGGCGGCGTCAGACTGCTGGCTGTCAATGACTCCTGCAGTGAGATGTCACACTCCGTACGGGGCCAGCCTGGGCCCGCGGAGTTGGTGGTGCTCGGAGAATGCGTCGGCCTTCACCAGGACCTAGTTGTCAGCACCAAATTCAGCCCGCGGCATCACCTGCTCGTCACCGGCTGCCTCGATGGCAAGATTGTATGGTACGAGCCGTTCGCTGGAGAAGGTCAAATCTAG